The region ACGAGTGTGACGAGTGCGGAAAGGCCTTCCGGGTGAGCTCGGACCTTGCCCAGCACCACAAGATCCACACGGGTGAGAAGCCGCACGAGTGTCTTGAGTGTGGCAAGGCCTTCACTCAGCTCTCGCACCTCATCCAGCACCAGCGCATCCACACAGGCGAGAGGCCCTACGTGTGCCCACTGTGCGGCAAGGCCTTCAACCACAGCACCGTCCTGCGGAGCCACCAGCGCGTGCACACCGGGGAGAAGCCGCACGAGTGTGGGGAGTGTGGCCGCGCCTTCAGCGTGAAGAGGACGCTCCTCCAGCACCAGCGGgtccacactggggagaagccctacaCCTGCAGTGAGTGCGGCCGCGCCTTCAGCGACCGCTCTGTCCTCATCCAACACCACAACGTGCACAGTGGGGAGAAGCCCTATGAGTGCGGCCAGTGCGGCAAGGCCTTCAGCCACCGCTCCACCCTCATGAACCACGAGCGTATCCACACCGAGGAGAAGCCCTACGGCTGCTACGCATGCGGCAAGGCCTTCGTGCAGCACTCCCACCTGACGCAGCACCAGCGCGTGCACACCGGCGAGAAGCCCTACGTGTGCAGCGAGTGCGGACACGCCTTCAGCGCCCGCAGGTCCCTGGTTCAGCACGAGAGGATCCACACAGGCGAGAGGCCCTTCCGCTGCGCGCAGTGCGGCAAGACTTTCAGCCTGAAGGCCACGCTGATCGTGCACCTGCGGACCCACACGGGCGAGAGGCCCTACGAGTGCAGCCGCTGCGGCAAGGCCTTCAGCCAGTACTCCGTGCTGGTCCAGCACCAGCGCATCCACACGGGCGAGAGGCCCTACGAGTGCGGGGAGTGCGGGCGCGCCTTCAACCAGCACGGGCACCTGATCCAGCACCAGAAGGTGCACCAGAAGCTGTGAGCTCGGCCACCCGGGGGGCCCCACTCAGAACCCCGGCCCAGGCCCGGAGCCCCCAGCCccggagcccccagcccctccccgggaAGCCCTTCTTGGGTGAGTCGGTGTCGCAGAGACTCAGGCTGGGGAAGCACTGGCCCTGTTGTCTCTGCGGAAGCTTGAGGGGAAGCCTATTGTGTTTTTCAACATCCTGAAGCTGCACTACAGAGTAGTCACCCCTTGGTAGCCAATTTTGGTTAAGACAGCTATAGTTCATTGTTCAGCATTACTTAACTGGAAGTGAGAAACTACAGGAAGTTAAGGCATACGGATGGCTGTCACAACACAACTTCCTTACAcctcagagtttttttttcttagaacatTATGACTGTTAGAATTATTGGACCTAAAGTTAGAACGTGGGCCTATTTTCAGTGTTATGTTAAACACTAAAGTGCTGTGTGGATAAGATGACGTAAAAAAAAGATTGTCACCACATGTCATGTGATACGGCTAGAAATCCTAAGTGTGTGGAACCACTTGTTTTCTATGAAAAAGGGGGACAGTGTCAAGATTAATCAGTGAGAAGTGATGTAAACTTAGCTCTTTACCTGGTGCTTTAACTTTATCCAAGATCAGAGGGATGTCCTAACTTACGcatgaaaatttaaatcaaaaatGGGTCTTTTTCTCAAAACTCATCGTGACCTGCAGACCCTGTGTGCATAGTCGTGGGATGTGCGGGCTTCTGGGCCCACGTGCACACAGGAGGGGCCGGCACACTCAGACACTGGGCCTCACAGCTGCTGCACCGACCAGGTGCCTTGAGACGTTACGGTGTTTCCCAAAAATGTTACTGAAAAGACAGTTCTTCAgcacatactttttaaaacataaaattctcaaattcaaatagctgtttttgtttgtttttactatttctaACATTTCTATCCCTATGTTTGAaggttttatttcatcttttttaccCCTAGTTCCAAGAGTCTCGTACCCAGTGTCATATGCTGTGATGAACCTGGTTTTCTCATaattttcctgagttttttttttctctctatggAGAACATTATTGGCTTCTTAGGTAAAATTAAGCAGTAGCGTATGGAGCTCTTAAGTCCACAGCACTGCACTGCAGTGCAGACGGACGCTTGTTGTCTCCTGTGTGTTTCACACCACAGATGACCTCACTCTGGTGTTTTACACCAGAGATGACCTCACAGGGAAGGGCCCACCTTTGCTGACTGAGTCCACGGCTGGCATCTGACTGGATGCTGCTCGGAGCCACTCCTCAGGCATAAGTCCTACCCGTGTGGAAGAACTAAGAGTAAGAAACAGTCCTGTTCCAGTCAGGATGAGAACAAGAGGTCAGTTAATTTCAGTGTACAGAAATGCACACTGGGAAAGGCCGTCTGTGTATCACAGTACAAGTCACTCTGATTGC is a window of Camelus ferus isolate YT-003-E chromosome 25, BCGSAC_Cfer_1.0, whole genome shotgun sequence DNA encoding:
- the LOC102504606 gene encoding zinc finger protein 250 isoform X6 produces the protein MAAAGLLPPLAGPQAKVTFEDVAVLLSQEEWDRLGPAQRGLYRHVMMETYGNVVSLGLPGSKPRVISQLERGEEPWVLDRQGAEEHRGLGSEHSGGLTCDHMTACVHQDSSSCPWGCENKEQNQDGDLSLRPLTPEETSAIVGRAPAKWAEEGGCKPEQSLCPSPGPAAPPEGQAPRPYRCVECGKCFGRSSHLLQHQRTHTGEKPYVCGVCGKAFSQSSVLSKHRRIHTGEKPYECDECGKAFRVSSDLAQHHKIHTGEKPHECLECGKAFTQLSHLIQHQRIHTGERPYVCPLCGKAFNHSTVLRSHQRVHTGEKPHECGECGRAFSVKRTLLQHQRVHTGEKPYTCSECGRAFSDRSVLIQHHNVHSGEKPYECGQCGKAFSHRSTLMNHERIHTEEKPYGCYACGKAFVQHSHLTQHQRVHTGEKPYVCSECGHAFSARRSLVQHERIHTGERPFRCAQCGKTFSLKATLIVHLRTHTGERPYECSRCGKAFSQYSVLVQHQRIHTGERPYECGECGRAFNQHGHLIQHQKVHQKL
- the LOC102504606 gene encoding zinc finger protein 250 isoform X2 translates to MVQMAAYLCQVPGAPSWIVHEGSDTWPHGPFPVVSNSILACHPASHFQSHRLLQFPSSSKTPGDQVMAAAGLLPPLAGPQAKVTFEDVAVLLSQEEWDRLGPAQRGLYRHVMMETYGNVVSLGLPGSKPRVISQLERGEEPWVLDRQGAEEHRGLGSEHSGGLTCDHMTACVHQDSSSCPWGCENKEQNQDGDLSLRPLTPEETSAIVGRAPAKWAEEGGCKPEQSLCPSPGPAAPPEGQAPRPYRCVECGKCFGRSSHLLQHQRTHTGEKPYVCGVCGKAFSQSSVLSKHRRIHTGEKPYECDECGKAFRVSSDLAQHHKIHTGEKPHECLECGKAFTQLSHLIQHQRIHTGERPYVCPLCGKAFNHSTVLRSHQRVHTGEKPHECGECGRAFSVKRTLLQHQRVHTGEKPYTCSECGRAFSDRSVLIQHHNVHSGEKPYECGQCGKAFSHRSTLMNHERIHTEEKPYGCYACGKAFVQHSHLTQHQRVHTGEKPYVCSECGHAFSARRSLVQHERIHTGERPFRCAQCGKTFSLKATLIVHLRTHTGERPYECSRCGKAFSQYSVLVQHQRIHTGERPYECGECGRAFNQHGHLIQHQKVHQKL
- the LOC102504606 gene encoding zinc finger protein 250 isoform X3, with the protein product MRSYETYQGRLWWRGRRPHGRQPHKAMGRMTEHKERQSHRLLQFPSSSKTPGDQVMAAAGLLPPLAGPQAKVTFEDVAVLLSQEEWDRLGPAQRGLYRHVMMETYGNVVSLGLPGSKPRVISQLERGEEPWVLDRQGAEEHRGLGSEHSGGLTCDHMTACVHQDSSSCPWGCENKEQNQDGDLSLRPLTPEETSAIVGRAPAKWAEEGGCKPEQSLCPSPGPAAPPEGQAPRPYRCVECGKCFGRSSHLLQHQRTHTGEKPYVCGVCGKAFSQSSVLSKHRRIHTGEKPYECDECGKAFRVSSDLAQHHKIHTGEKPHECLECGKAFTQLSHLIQHQRIHTGERPYVCPLCGKAFNHSTVLRSHQRVHTGEKPHECGECGRAFSVKRTLLQHQRVHTGEKPYTCSECGRAFSDRSVLIQHHNVHSGEKPYECGQCGKAFSHRSTLMNHERIHTEEKPYGCYACGKAFVQHSHLTQHQRVHTGEKPYVCSECGHAFSARRSLVQHERIHTGERPFRCAQCGKTFSLKATLIVHLRTHTGERPYECSRCGKAFSQYSVLVQHQRIHTGERPYECGECGRAFNQHGHLIQHQKVHQKL
- the LOC102504606 gene encoding zinc finger protein 250 isoform X5, with protein sequence MVCLLSSNLKSHRLLQFPSSSKTPGDQVMAAAGLLPPLAGPQAKVTFEDVAVLLSQEEWDRLGPAQRGLYRHVMMETYGNVVSLGLPGSKPRVISQLERGEEPWVLDRQGAEEHRGLGSEHSGGLTCDHMTACVHQDSSSCPWGCENKEQNQDGDLSLRPLTPEETSAIVGRAPAKWAEEGGCKPEQSLCPSPGPAAPPEGQAPRPYRCVECGKCFGRSSHLLQHQRTHTGEKPYVCGVCGKAFSQSSVLSKHRRIHTGEKPYECDECGKAFRVSSDLAQHHKIHTGEKPHECLECGKAFTQLSHLIQHQRIHTGERPYVCPLCGKAFNHSTVLRSHQRVHTGEKPHECGECGRAFSVKRTLLQHQRVHTGEKPYTCSECGRAFSDRSVLIQHHNVHSGEKPYECGQCGKAFSHRSTLMNHERIHTEEKPYGCYACGKAFVQHSHLTQHQRVHTGEKPYVCSECGHAFSARRSLVQHERIHTGERPFRCAQCGKTFSLKATLIVHLRTHTGERPYECSRCGKAFSQYSVLVQHQRIHTGERPYECGECGRAFNQHGHLIQHQKVHQKL
- the LOC102504606 gene encoding zinc finger protein 250 isoform X4 — protein: MAASFLGGGERGTASHRLLQFPSSSKTPGDQVMAAAGLLPPLAGPQAKVTFEDVAVLLSQEEWDRLGPAQRGLYRHVMMETYGNVVSLGLPGSKPRVISQLERGEEPWVLDRQGAEEHRGLGSEHSGGLTCDHMTACVHQDSSSCPWGCENKEQNQDGDLSLRPLTPEETSAIVGRAPAKWAEEGGCKPEQSLCPSPGPAAPPEGQAPRPYRCVECGKCFGRSSHLLQHQRTHTGEKPYVCGVCGKAFSQSSVLSKHRRIHTGEKPYECDECGKAFRVSSDLAQHHKIHTGEKPHECLECGKAFTQLSHLIQHQRIHTGERPYVCPLCGKAFNHSTVLRSHQRVHTGEKPHECGECGRAFSVKRTLLQHQRVHTGEKPYTCSECGRAFSDRSVLIQHHNVHSGEKPYECGQCGKAFSHRSTLMNHERIHTEEKPYGCYACGKAFVQHSHLTQHQRVHTGEKPYVCSECGHAFSARRSLVQHERIHTGERPFRCAQCGKTFSLKATLIVHLRTHTGERPYECSRCGKAFSQYSVLVQHQRIHTGERPYECGECGRAFNQHGHLIQHQKVHQKL
- the LOC102504606 gene encoding zinc finger protein 250 isoform X1: MHICGHLLRKVAGLCFVLSVGSELHLWKVLPPGALGSMAMKKEAVGIGAGKPGSHRLLQFPSSSKTPGDQVMAAAGLLPPLAGPQAKVTFEDVAVLLSQEEWDRLGPAQRGLYRHVMMETYGNVVSLGLPGSKPRVISQLERGEEPWVLDRQGAEEHRGLGSEHSGGLTCDHMTACVHQDSSSCPWGCENKEQNQDGDLSLRPLTPEETSAIVGRAPAKWAEEGGCKPEQSLCPSPGPAAPPEGQAPRPYRCVECGKCFGRSSHLLQHQRTHTGEKPYVCGVCGKAFSQSSVLSKHRRIHTGEKPYECDECGKAFRVSSDLAQHHKIHTGEKPHECLECGKAFTQLSHLIQHQRIHTGERPYVCPLCGKAFNHSTVLRSHQRVHTGEKPHECGECGRAFSVKRTLLQHQRVHTGEKPYTCSECGRAFSDRSVLIQHHNVHSGEKPYECGQCGKAFSHRSTLMNHERIHTEEKPYGCYACGKAFVQHSHLTQHQRVHTGEKPYVCSECGHAFSARRSLVQHERIHTGERPFRCAQCGKTFSLKATLIVHLRTHTGERPYECSRCGKAFSQYSVLVQHQRIHTGERPYECGECGRAFNQHGHLIQHQKVHQKL